Proteins encoded within one genomic window of Halobacteroides halobius DSM 5150:
- a CDS encoding chemotaxis protein CheW, with protein sequence MDTNQFIIFKVGNEKFGIRITEVQEIIKPQEVTTLPESAQFIKGIIELRGEVIVIVNLGERLGLTKDNNDGRVLVVEINGVKAGLIVDDASDVIQIDENMIKKPKGNMAGIKTEYLSGVAKLDEELIVLLDFDRLFSDEQQVQIEQAAKENN encoded by the coding sequence AGGTAATGAGAAGTTTGGAATCAGAATTACAGAAGTGCAAGAGATTATTAAACCACAAGAAGTAACTACTTTACCTGAAAGTGCCCAATTTATTAAAGGAATTATAGAGTTAAGAGGTGAAGTGATAGTTATTGTTAATTTAGGTGAACGCTTAGGATTAACTAAAGATAATAATGATGGTAGAGTCTTAGTTGTAGAGATTAATGGAGTTAAGGCAGGATTAATCGTTGATGATGCTTCTGATGTGATTCAGATTGATGAAAATATGATTAAGAAGCCTAAAGGAAATATGGCTGGAATTAAAACAGAGTATTTATCTGGAGTTGCTAAATTGGATGAAGAATTAATTGTATTATTAGATTTTGATAGATTATTCTCTGATGAACAACAAGTACAAATTGAGCAAGCTGCTAAAGAAAATAATTAG